A portion of the Rhodococcus pseudokoreensis genome contains these proteins:
- a CDS encoding DUF427 domain-containing protein — MSTALTHAAATQQVAENGRISIEPNHKRIRVFFGGQPVADTTRSVYLFEKGHLPVYYIPRDDVNFDFLEPVDASTTCPWKGKARYWDLAVGDRRAEQSVWGYDEKLADSLDLSAYVAFYWHRMDAWYEEDQQVFVHARDPYVRVDVLPSSRHVEVFVGDTLVADTVRPRLLFETSLPVRYYVPRIDVRSEFFTASDTRTSCPYKGTASYLSFTGTDGTDPVEDAAWFYPFTTAEASGIDDHVSFYPDRVRIVVDGTPVEN, encoded by the coding sequence ATGTCCACAGCCCTCACGCATGCCGCCGCTACTCAGCAGGTCGCGGAGAACGGCCGCATCTCGATCGAACCCAATCACAAGCGCATCCGGGTGTTCTTCGGCGGTCAACCGGTCGCCGACACCACCCGTTCGGTGTACCTGTTCGAGAAGGGTCACCTGCCCGTCTATTACATTCCCCGCGACGACGTGAACTTCGACTTCCTCGAGCCCGTCGACGCGTCCACCACCTGCCCGTGGAAGGGCAAGGCGCGGTACTGGGATCTCGCCGTCGGCGACCGCCGCGCCGAGCAGTCGGTGTGGGGTTACGACGAGAAACTCGCGGACTCCCTCGACCTCAGCGCTTATGTCGCGTTCTACTGGCACCGGATGGACGCCTGGTACGAGGAGGATCAGCAGGTGTTCGTCCACGCCCGCGACCCGTACGTCCGGGTGGATGTGCTGCCGTCGTCGCGGCACGTGGAGGTCTTCGTCGGCGACACCCTGGTGGCCGACACGGTCCGCCCGCGTCTGCTGTTCGAGACGTCGCTGCCGGTGCGCTACTACGTTCCCCGCATCGACGTGCGGTCCGAGTTCTTCACCGCCTCCGACACCCGGACGTCCTGCCCATACAAGGGGACGGCGTCGTATCTGTCGTTCACCGGGACCGACGGCACCGACCCGGTGGAGGACGCCGCCTGGTTCTACCCGTTCACCACCGCGGAGGCGTCGGGCATCGACGACCACGTCTCGTTCTACCCGGACCGTGTGCGCATCGTCGTCGACGGCACACCGGTGGAGAACTAG
- a CDS encoding NtaA/DmoA family FMN-dependent monooxygenase (This protein belongs to a clade of FMN-dependent monooxygenases, within a broader family of flavin-dependent oxidoreductases, the luciferase-like monooxygenase (LMM) family, some of whose members use coenzyme F420 rather than FMN.) — MSTARRRPLKTVTGVSGAVSTFAAAIDPQQSTVASSIEIAKIAEANKFDALFAADLLSFGAQGAIGAQEPLIFLSALSAVTSHVGLIATVTTTFHHPYNLARLFGTLDHVSNGRAAWNAVTSSLGEENYSDRDLPSPEERYARATESLEVINALFDSWEPGALTSDGAGGTRLDADRVRPIDHKGPYFTVKGPLNIPPLPQRRPVQFQAGQSAAGVELGARFAEVVFTSLPTLEDAVTYTKSIRARAAELGRADGLPLIMSSFHATYGASEDEVRQLVREQEEATDLDAGRIRLEDMFGGDIDLSGLPLDKPIPADVLPDVGSVNRRRGRVEIFSRLAASGRTLRELIIASKDTGHWAVAGTPEQLADAVQERYDAGVLDVISLGGLAEERTRDFVVNGLLPELRRRGIVGDDYVGGTFRDNLELPPLPVR, encoded by the coding sequence ATGAGTACTGCGCGACGCCGCCCACTGAAGACGGTGACGGGAGTCAGCGGCGCCGTCAGCACCTTTGCGGCGGCGATCGACCCGCAGCAATCGACCGTCGCCTCCTCGATCGAGATCGCGAAGATCGCGGAGGCGAACAAGTTCGACGCGCTGTTCGCCGCCGACCTACTGAGCTTCGGGGCGCAGGGCGCGATCGGCGCGCAGGAACCGCTGATCTTCCTGTCTGCGCTGAGCGCCGTGACGTCGCACGTCGGGCTGATCGCGACGGTGACCACCACATTCCACCACCCATACAACCTCGCGCGGCTGTTCGGCACCCTCGACCACGTGAGCAACGGACGTGCGGCTTGGAACGCCGTGACGTCATCGCTGGGGGAGGAGAACTACAGCGACCGCGACCTTCCCAGTCCCGAGGAGCGGTACGCCCGGGCAACGGAATCCCTCGAAGTCATCAACGCACTGTTCGACAGCTGGGAACCCGGGGCGCTCACGTCCGACGGTGCCGGGGGTACCCGGCTCGACGCCGACCGGGTGCGGCCGATCGACCACAAGGGCCCCTATTTCACGGTGAAGGGTCCGCTCAACATCCCGCCGCTGCCGCAGCGCCGTCCCGTGCAGTTCCAGGCCGGCCAATCCGCGGCCGGCGTGGAACTCGGCGCTCGCTTCGCCGAGGTGGTGTTCACGTCGCTGCCCACCCTCGAGGACGCCGTCACCTACACCAAGAGCATCCGGGCGCGGGCCGCCGAACTCGGCCGCGCCGACGGGCTGCCCCTGATCATGAGTTCGTTCCACGCCACCTACGGCGCGTCCGAGGACGAGGTGCGGCAGCTGGTCCGGGAGCAGGAGGAGGCCACCGACCTGGACGCGGGCCGGATCCGGCTCGAGGACATGTTCGGTGGCGACATCGACCTGTCCGGGCTGCCGCTCGACAAGCCGATCCCGGCCGACGTGCTGCCCGACGTCGGGTCGGTGAACCGCCGCCGGGGCCGGGTCGAGATCTTCAGCCGGCTCGCCGCGTCCGGGCGGACACTGCGCGAACTGATCATCGCGTCCAAGGACACCGGCCACTGGGCGGTCGCGGGCACGCCCGAGCAACTCGCCGACGCCGTCCAGGAACGCTACGATGCCGGTGTTCTCGACGTCATCTCCCTCGGCGGGCTCGCCGAGGAACGAACCCGCGACTTCGTCGTCAACGGCCTGCTGCCCGAACTGCGGCGACGCGGAATCGTGGGCGACGACTACGTGGGCGGCACGTTCCGGGACAACCTGGAACTGCCGCCGCTGCCGGTCCGCTAG
- a CDS encoding DUF998 domain-containing protein: MRTSAPARRPLAVRVGGAAWVLVALYFPAEVVTARAWLRPYRVRTNSISNLGVTGCDGSAATRLCSPLHAMINSAFVLTGVLILVGAVCLREFLPPGLLRRVALALFGVAAVSAALTGLVPIDVDAHLHQVVATPTFVARNAAVLVVAVGLYKRWRVFALWTGLCGLVGILGTAAILLPGAPFGITERLALYPFIVWVVTAGFSALRARAWETSPETP; the protein is encoded by the coding sequence GTGCGAACGTCCGCACCCGCCCGGCGACCGTTGGCCGTGCGGGTGGGAGGCGCCGCGTGGGTGCTGGTCGCCCTGTATTTCCCCGCGGAGGTCGTGACCGCGCGGGCCTGGCTGCGGCCGTACCGGGTGCGGACGAATTCGATCAGCAATCTGGGCGTCACGGGTTGTGACGGGTCTGCCGCCACCAGGCTCTGCTCGCCGCTGCACGCGATGATCAACAGCGCGTTCGTGCTGACCGGCGTGCTCATCCTCGTGGGGGCGGTGTGCCTGCGCGAGTTCCTCCCGCCCGGCCTCCTCCGACGCGTCGCGCTGGCCCTGTTCGGTGTCGCCGCCGTCAGCGCCGCCCTGACGGGTCTCGTTCCGATCGACGTGGACGCCCACCTCCACCAGGTCGTCGCGACCCCGACGTTCGTCGCGCGCAACGCCGCCGTGCTCGTAGTCGCGGTCGGGCTGTACAAGCGCTGGCGCGTGTTCGCACTGTGGACCGGCCTTTGCGGACTCGTCGGGATTCTCGGAACGGCGGCGATCCTGCTCCCCGGCGCACCGTTCGGCATCACGGAACGCCTCGCGCTTTACCCATTCATCGTGTGGGTCGTGACCGCCGGGTTCAGTGCGCTTCGCGCCCGTGCGTGGGAAACGAGTCCAGAGACTCCTTAA
- a CDS encoding ATP-dependent DNA ligase yields the protein MLFSQIVATSRDVGATRSRKVKVGALREVLTRLEPPEVEPVVAWLSGELRQGRIGIGWRTVADIPATPVDAGSVTVSEVDGTISAVAAVTGSGSAARRRELLADLFSRTTTDERDFLIRLVTGDLRQGALEGVMTDAIAAAADLPVEPVRRAFMLSGRLPATAVAAFDGGVDALTAFRLEVGRPVRPMLASPAESLADAWTELGGDVSVEYKLDGARIQVHRNGDEVRIFTRTLREITGSVPELVDLVAGLPCTSAVFDGETLALTDSGRPRPFQETMSRFGAESSRDLLLHPYFFDCLHLDGVDLLDAPLEQRLDALERVAPQHRIPGLIRPDSDGAATHFDDALAAGHEGVMVKSLTAPYAAGRRGRAWQKVKPEHTLDLVVLGAEWGYGRRTGYLSNLHLGARDPDGGEPIMVGKTFKGLTDALLQWQTEEFPRHERRRDDHTVYLNPDLVVEIELDGVQVSSRYPGGLALRFARVLRYRPDKTAADADTIDAVRALLPG from the coding sequence GTGCTGTTCTCGCAGATCGTCGCGACGTCCCGGGACGTGGGTGCCACCCGATCGCGGAAGGTGAAGGTCGGGGCGCTCCGCGAGGTCCTCACCCGGCTGGAGCCGCCCGAGGTGGAACCGGTGGTCGCGTGGCTGTCCGGGGAACTGCGGCAGGGCCGGATCGGAATCGGCTGGCGGACAGTCGCGGACATTCCGGCCACACCCGTCGACGCCGGGTCCGTCACGGTCTCCGAGGTCGACGGGACCATCTCCGCCGTCGCCGCGGTCACCGGCTCCGGGTCGGCCGCACGCCGGCGTGAACTGCTCGCGGACCTGTTCTCCCGCACCACCACCGACGAGCGGGACTTCCTGATCCGGCTGGTCACCGGCGACCTCCGCCAGGGCGCACTGGAGGGGGTGATGACGGACGCGATCGCGGCGGCCGCCGATCTGCCCGTCGAACCGGTGCGCCGGGCGTTCATGCTGTCGGGACGGCTGCCCGCGACCGCGGTCGCCGCATTCGACGGCGGGGTCGACGCGCTCACCGCGTTCCGGCTGGAGGTGGGCCGTCCGGTGCGGCCTATGCTGGCCTCCCCCGCCGAATCCCTCGCCGACGCGTGGACCGAACTCGGCGGCGACGTCAGCGTCGAATACAAACTCGACGGCGCGCGGATCCAGGTGCACCGCAACGGCGACGAGGTACGGATCTTCACCCGCACCCTGCGTGAGATCACCGGCAGCGTACCGGAACTCGTCGATCTCGTCGCAGGACTGCCCTGCACGTCGGCGGTGTTCGACGGGGAGACACTGGCGCTCACCGACAGCGGCAGGCCCCGGCCGTTCCAGGAGACGATGAGCCGCTTCGGCGCCGAGTCCTCCCGCGACCTGCTGCTGCACCCGTACTTCTTCGACTGCCTGCATCTCGACGGCGTCGACCTGCTGGACGCACCCCTCGAACAGCGGTTGGACGCGCTGGAACGGGTTGCCCCACAACACCGCATCCCCGGCCTGATCCGCCCCGACAGCGACGGGGCCGCAACCCATTTCGACGACGCACTCGCCGCCGGGCACGAGGGCGTGATGGTCAAATCGCTCACCGCGCCATATGCGGCGGGACGACGCGGCCGCGCCTGGCAGAAGGTGAAACCGGAGCACACCCTCGACCTGGTGGTGCTCGGCGCGGAGTGGGGATACGGGCGGCGCACCGGCTACCTGTCCAACCTGCACCTCGGGGCCCGCGACCCGGACGGCGGCGAACCGATCATGGTGGGCAAGACGTTCAAGGGCCTCACCGACGCGCTGCTGCAGTGGCAGACGGAAGAATTCCCCCGCCACGAACGCCGCCGCGACGACCACACGGTGTACCTGAACCCCGACCTCGTCGTGGAGATCGAACTCGACGGCGTCCAGGTCAGCTCCCGCTACCCCGGCGGGCTCGCCCTGCGGTTCGCCCGCGTCCTGCGGTACCGCCCCGACAAGACGGCCGCCGACGCCGACACCATCGACGCCGTCCGCGCCCTGCTGCCGGGGTGA
- the mddA gene encoding methanethiol S-methyltransferase — protein MAEMVEARHAHRPGGVARGLITAYGLVVYATFVVVFLYAIGWVEGLVVPYTINDGPAAPVAVAVVVDVALLMVFAMQHSVMARPWFKERWTRIVPQPMERSTYVLFATAALALLMWQWRPLPEQIWDVETNWVRVVIYAVSLGGWALVFAATFAIDHFDLFGLRQVLRNQSGKSAPPSIFRTPMLYRMVRHPLYAGFVIAFWVAPTMTWGRLLFAVGTTGFILVAVRFEEHDLIDTFGDDYRTYRTRVPMLVPRCGARRG, from the coding sequence ATGGCCGAGATGGTCGAAGCACGGCACGCGCACCGCCCAGGCGGCGTCGCCAGAGGACTGATCACCGCGTACGGGCTGGTCGTTTATGCCACCTTCGTGGTCGTGTTCCTGTATGCAATCGGATGGGTCGAGGGCCTCGTCGTGCCCTACACGATCAACGACGGTCCCGCTGCCCCCGTCGCGGTGGCCGTGGTCGTCGACGTAGCGCTGCTGATGGTGTTCGCGATGCAGCATTCGGTGATGGCCAGACCCTGGTTCAAGGAGCGCTGGACCAGGATCGTCCCGCAGCCGATGGAGCGCTCGACATACGTACTGTTCGCCACGGCCGCGCTGGCTCTGCTGATGTGGCAGTGGCGTCCGCTACCCGAGCAGATCTGGGACGTGGAGACGAACTGGGTCCGCGTCGTAATCTACGCCGTATCGCTCGGCGGGTGGGCGCTCGTGTTCGCGGCGACATTCGCCATCGACCACTTCGACCTGTTCGGATTGCGTCAGGTGCTGCGGAACCAGAGCGGGAAGTCGGCTCCGCCCAGCATTTTTCGGACGCCGATGCTGTACCGGATGGTCCGGCATCCGCTCTATGCGGGCTTCGTGATCGCGTTCTGGGTGGCGCCGACGATGACGTGGGGACGCCTGCTGTTCGCCGTGGGCACCACCGGCTTCATCCTGGTCGCGGTGCGGTTCGAGGAGCACGACCTGATCGACACGTTCGGCGACGACTACCGCACCTACCGCACGCGGGTGCCGATGCTCGTCCCGAGGTGCGGCGCGCGGCGGGGGTAG
- a CDS encoding SNF2-related protein, translating into MLPPEFRDVDVASIRAVLGTTTFTRGAQYAQTGAVSVVAWDPAAKVLWGEVMGTATKPYAATAFVTSTAGRTVYRYGLCTCPVAMNCKHVAAVLITAMNKARSEAPDAVAPTWDRSLSSLLTPLDAFGESARRTPLAIQFRVSASAVESGPQLLVRPVQPGSKDWIVGGLAWNKLGSSSQHPAEHIRVLHEIHLLADGGMRYRRDNNVDLNLSIFPSRQLWSLLDEAARVGVQLIHTSKRLGALAPVRSAEICLDATHDEAVGALVVQPVVRVDGERVDATTVGFIGLRGHGLFYVDADERIQLARLDSPVHAALQDLVRRRTRIEIPDDERSRFLTDFLPKLRNLATVISSDGSFVPPAISAPTLTLRARYLPDHDVTVDWEWLYTVGDDEHRVPLTARTSGDEFRDDARERALLAELDIDWSRYGLGTEGPESMLLCGLDTMRFTTEVLPLLDGNTDVSIDVSGDRADYREAGDSLAIGVSTAASSGSTDWFDLGVTLTVEGRDVPFDQVFSALSAGKSELLLPDGAYFSLDKPELHTLRKLIDEARALHDRADGSLRISRFQASLWEEFASLGTVERQAKAWRQQVDGLLAPGTVHEVDVPGTLDAQLRPYQLEGFRWLAFLWEHGLGGILADDMGLGKTLQALAMICHARQSNPAAPPFLIVAPTSVVSNWESESARFAPDANVVAIADTLKRRKVPMDELVHGADIVVTSYTLFRLEFEAYAGCTWSGLILDEAQFTKNHKSKIYQCARRLEAPFKLAITGTPMENNLMELWALLSITAPGLFPNPARFTDYYRKPIEQQGDAELLAQLRRRVKPLMLRRTKKQVVKDLPAKQEQVLDVDLHAKHRKIYDTHLQRERQKILGLLADVDKNRFTILQSLTLLRQLSLDAGLVDDEYRDVPSAKVDALLEQLADVVAGGHRALVFSQFTGFLGKVRDRLDDAGIAHAYLDGGTRRRGDVLRDFKEGDAPVFLISLKAGGFGLNLTEADYCFILDPWWNPATEAQAVDRAHRIGQTRNVMVYRLIAKDTIEDKVMALKAKKSALFASVMDADTLLSSTLDADDIRSLFE; encoded by the coding sequence ATGCTGCCACCGGAGTTCCGTGACGTCGACGTGGCGTCGATCAGGGCGGTCCTCGGCACCACCACCTTCACCCGCGGCGCGCAGTATGCGCAGACCGGCGCGGTGTCCGTGGTGGCCTGGGATCCGGCGGCCAAGGTGCTGTGGGGCGAGGTGATGGGCACCGCGACGAAACCGTACGCAGCCACCGCGTTCGTCACGTCCACTGCCGGCCGCACCGTGTACCGGTACGGACTCTGTACGTGCCCGGTCGCCATGAACTGCAAGCATGTCGCCGCCGTGCTGATCACAGCGATGAACAAGGCGCGGTCCGAGGCGCCGGATGCGGTCGCACCCACCTGGGACCGATCGCTCAGCTCACTGCTGACCCCCCTCGACGCGTTCGGTGAGTCCGCCCGGCGTACGCCTCTCGCCATCCAATTCCGGGTGTCGGCATCCGCGGTGGAATCGGGACCACAACTGCTGGTGCGGCCCGTCCAGCCCGGGAGCAAGGACTGGATCGTCGGCGGACTGGCGTGGAACAAGCTCGGCAGCTCGTCTCAGCATCCCGCCGAGCACATCCGTGTGCTGCACGAGATCCACCTGCTGGCCGACGGGGGCATGCGCTACCGCCGCGACAACAACGTCGATCTGAACCTCAGCATCTTCCCCAGCCGCCAGCTGTGGTCGCTCCTGGACGAGGCGGCCCGGGTGGGCGTGCAGCTCATCCACACCTCCAAGCGGCTGGGCGCGCTCGCCCCGGTCCGCTCGGCCGAGATCTGCCTCGACGCCACCCACGACGAGGCCGTCGGCGCCCTGGTCGTGCAGCCGGTGGTCCGGGTCGACGGCGAACGGGTCGACGCGACCACCGTCGGCTTCATCGGGCTCCGCGGCCACGGCCTGTTCTACGTCGACGCGGACGAACGCATCCAGCTCGCGCGGCTCGACTCCCCCGTGCACGCCGCCCTGCAGGATCTGGTGCGCCGTCGCACGCGCATCGAGATCCCCGACGACGAACGGTCCCGGTTCCTGACGGACTTCCTGCCGAAGCTGCGCAACCTGGCCACGGTCATCTCCTCGGACGGCTCGTTCGTCCCACCTGCGATCTCCGCACCCACCCTGACGTTGCGGGCCAGGTATCTGCCCGACCACGACGTCACCGTCGACTGGGAATGGTTGTACACCGTCGGGGACGACGAGCACCGTGTGCCGCTCACGGCCCGGACGTCCGGTGACGAGTTCCGGGACGACGCCCGCGAACGTGCCCTGCTCGCCGAACTCGACATCGACTGGAGCCGATACGGATTGGGGACGGAGGGCCCTGAATCGATGCTGCTGTGCGGACTCGACACGATGCGGTTCACCACCGAGGTCCTGCCCCTGCTCGACGGCAACACCGACGTGTCGATCGATGTCTCCGGCGACCGCGCCGACTACCGCGAGGCCGGCGATTCGCTCGCCATCGGGGTGTCCACCGCGGCGTCCAGCGGCAGCACCGACTGGTTCGACCTCGGTGTCACCCTCACCGTCGAGGGCCGGGACGTCCCGTTCGACCAGGTCTTCTCCGCGCTCAGCGCAGGAAAGTCCGAACTGCTGCTGCCTGACGGCGCCTACTTCTCCCTCGACAAACCCGAACTGCACACGCTGCGGAAACTGATCGACGAGGCCCGCGCCCTCCACGACCGCGCCGACGGGTCGCTGCGGATCAGCCGGTTCCAGGCGAGCCTGTGGGAAGAGTTCGCATCCCTCGGCACCGTCGAGCGCCAGGCGAAGGCGTGGCGGCAGCAGGTGGACGGCCTGCTGGCCCCGGGCACCGTCCACGAGGTCGACGTCCCGGGCACGCTCGACGCGCAGTTGCGCCCCTATCAGCTGGAGGGGTTCCGCTGGCTGGCGTTCCTCTGGGAGCACGGGCTCGGCGGCATCCTCGCCGACGACATGGGACTCGGCAAGACCCTGCAGGCGCTGGCGATGATCTGCCATGCGCGGCAGTCGAATCCGGCCGCGCCGCCGTTCCTCATCGTGGCCCCCACCAGCGTGGTGTCGAACTGGGAGTCCGAGTCGGCGCGCTTCGCCCCGGACGCGAATGTTGTCGCGATCGCCGACACCCTGAAACGCCGCAAGGTTCCGATGGACGAACTGGTGCATGGCGCCGACATCGTCGTCACGTCGTACACCCTGTTCCGTTTGGAGTTCGAGGCGTACGCGGGGTGCACGTGGTCGGGGTTGATCCTCGACGAGGCGCAGTTCACCAAGAACCACAAGTCGAAGATCTACCAGTGCGCCCGCCGGCTGGAGGCCCCGTTCAAGCTGGCGATCACCGGCACGCCGATGGAGAACAACCTGATGGAATTGTGGGCGCTGCTCTCCATCACCGCCCCGGGACTGTTCCCGAACCCGGCCCGGTTCACCGACTACTACCGCAAGCCGATCGAGCAGCAGGGCGACGCCGAACTCCTCGCGCAGCTGCGCCGCCGCGTCAAGCCGCTGATGTTGCGCCGCACCAAAAAGCAAGTGGTGAAGGATCTTCCGGCCAAACAGGAGCAGGTGCTCGACGTCGACCTGCACGCGAAGCACCGCAAGATCTACGACACCCACCTGCAGCGTGAGCGGCAGAAGATCCTCGGCCTGCTCGCCGACGTCGACAAGAACCGCTTCACGATCCTGCAGTCGCTGACCCTGCTGCGGCAGCTGAGTCTCGACGCCGGTCTGGTCGACGACGAGTACCGGGACGTGCCGTCCGCCAAGGTGGACGCGCTGCTCGAACAGCTCGCCGACGTCGTCGCCGGCGGCCACCGGGCGCTGGTGTTCAGCCAGTTCACCGGGTTCCTCGGGAAGGTCCGCGACCGTCTCGACGACGCGGGCATCGCGCACGCCTACCTCGACGGCGGCACCCGGCGCCGCGGCGACGTGCTCCGCGATTTCAAAGAGGGCGACGCCCCGGTATTCCTGATCAGCCTCAAGGCCGGCGGCTTCGGGCTGAACCTCACCGAGGCCGACTACTGCTTCATCCTCGACCCGTGGTGGAACCCGGCCACCGAGGCGCAGGCCGTCGACCGGGCGCACCGCATCGGGCAGACCCGCAACGTGATGGTGTACCGGCTGATCGCGAAGGACACCATCGAAGACAAGGTGATGGCGCTGAAGGCGAAGAAGTCGGCGCTGTTCGCGAGCGTCATGGACGCCGACACCCTGCTCAGCTCCACCCTCGACGCCGACGACATCCGCAGCCTGTTCGAGTAG
- a CDS encoding SDR family oxidoreductase has protein sequence MVSEHILVTGGSRGIGAAVVRLAVHRGYQVTLTYQNDDEAADHLMHHCGIRATAVRADVRDAALAAAVVGASDERGQLVAVVNNAGTTGPLGPFLSTSDASLREVFDVNVFGTINYARAAAEHWVREGRPGVIVNLSSVAAGSGAPGEYVGYAASKAAVDSLTTGLGRELAAANIRVVGVAPGTTDTDIHAAAGDPGRPERVAGRIPLGRVATPEEIAEAVLWALSHQASYVTATTIAVAGGL, from the coding sequence ATGGTGAGCGAACACATCCTCGTCACCGGTGGATCGCGCGGCATCGGCGCCGCCGTCGTGCGTCTGGCCGTCCATCGCGGCTATCAGGTGACGCTCACCTATCAGAACGACGACGAGGCCGCCGACCACCTCATGCACCACTGCGGGATCCGGGCCACCGCCGTGCGTGCCGATGTGCGCGACGCCGCACTGGCCGCGGCAGTGGTGGGCGCGTCCGACGAACGCGGCCAACTGGTCGCGGTGGTCAACAACGCGGGGACCACCGGCCCTCTCGGTCCCTTCCTGTCCACCTCGGATGCGTCGCTGCGGGAGGTGTTCGACGTCAACGTGTTCGGGACCATCAATTACGCCCGCGCGGCGGCCGAGCACTGGGTCCGGGAGGGGCGTCCCGGCGTGATCGTCAACCTCAGTTCGGTCGCGGCGGGAAGCGGGGCACCCGGCGAATACGTCGGGTATGCGGCCTCGAAGGCGGCCGTCGACAGTCTCACGACGGGACTCGGGCGGGAACTGGCGGCCGCGAACATCCGGGTCGTCGGTGTCGCTCCCGGTACCACCGACACCGACATCCACGCGGCCGCGGGAGACCCGGGGCGACCCGAACGGGTCGCCGGGCGGATCCCCCTCGGCCGGGTCGCGACACCCGAGGAGATCGCCGAGGCGGTGCTGTGGGCGCTGTCCCATCAGGCGTCCTACGTCACCGCCACGACCATCGCCGTCGCCGGCGGCCTGTGA